GCGGATGCCCTGAAAAATCGCGCGGGCCATGCGCTGTTGCCCGGCACCGGAACGCAGCCGCGCCTCTTCTTCGGGGTTGGAGATAAAAGCCGTCTCCACCAGGATGGACGGCACATCCGGCGCCTTGAGCACCGCAAACGGCGCATGCTCCACGCCGGGCCGGTGCAGTCTGCTTACGGCACGCAGATGTTTTAACACTTTGCCGCCGGCGTAAATGCTGTCCTGTACAGTGGCGTCCTGATACAAATCAAAAATGACTTCGCGCAGCACCTCATCATCGGTGCCATCCATATCCACACCGATCAGGTCGCTGGCATTCTCCGACGCCGCCAGCCACCGCGCCGCTTCACTGCTGGCCCCCTTGCGGGACAAAACGTAGACAGACGACCCATGGGCGCGGGGATCACGGAAGGCATCGGCATGGATGGACACCAACAAATCGGCCTTGTGCTTGCGCGCCCGCTCGATGCGGGTACGCAGCCTGACCCGGTAGTCGCCGTCGCGAATCATCACGGCGCGCATGCCCGGCTCCTTGTTGATCAGGCCCGCCAGCTTGCGCGCCATGGCCAGAGTGATGTCTTTTTCCTTCGTGCCGCGAGGGCCTTGGGCACCGGGGTCACTCCCGCCGTGCCCGGCATCCACGGCAACAATCACGTCGCGCAGCGCGGGTTTGGCGGGCCGGGGTTTGCTGAGTGGCCGGTTCTTGGGGTGAGGCTGCGCCGGTGCCTCCGGCGTGAGCGGGGCTTTCACCACCCGGGGCCTGGCCGGTGCAGCGGCTGCCGGTTTCAGGTCGATGTGGAGCTGATAGCCACGACCGCCGGGATCAGGCAGCCACTGGCTCTTGGGGACATGCTTGGCTTTCAAATCCAGCACCACGCGCAAATCATGCCGCCGTCGGGGGGCGGACCGGATGCGCGCGAGCGTGCTGTCGCGGTAGTTCAGTTTTCTGGTGGAGGCCTTGAGGCGAGCGTCGAGGAAGTCGATTACCACACGCTCGGGATCGGATAACACAAAGAGCTTGTATCTGACTTTCTTGTTGAGTGAAAACACCACCCGTTCGCCGCCCTCCACGGCGTACAGCTTGACGCCTTGGATCTGGGCCTGACCGGCGTAGACCCCGGGACCCAGGCAACAGCAGCACAGTAAAAGAATTCGGAACGCGGCCTTGTTCATTGTTCTGTCCTCCATAAACGTATACCCAAAGGCCGTCTGATACGCAAGCTTTCTAAAGCAAATTATTAACTGTCTGAGCCTATCCCTTCCCTGATTGAGTCTTTTTCGTCACATTCGCCAGATAATCAAGCGGCATGCCTTCCCCACCGTCGTGCCGATGGGCCCGCAGACAACTCGCCAATGCCGCCGCTACCCGCGCAACATCAGCGCCGGCGGGGCTCAGCCGCAGTACCCGGCCGTTTGCACGCTGCTCCAGTTCCATCTGCAGGTTGGCGACGGGCAGCGCCTCCTCACCCCGCTGCGGCCACTCGATCAGCAGCAGCGCGTCCCCATCAAGCAGGTCGCGAAACCCCAGGTACGCCAGTTCTTCCGGATCATTCAGGCGATACAGATCGAGATGGTGCAGCCTGAAGCCGCCGATGCGGTAGGACTCCAACAGGCTGTAGGTGGGGCTCTTGACCGCCCCCGCGTGACCGTAGGCCCGCAGCACACCACGCACCAAGGTGGTCTTGCCCGCACCCAGCTCTCCCAGCAGAAAGAACACGCCGCCGCGTCGTCCCCACACCCGGGCCAGACAGGCCCCGGCGGCCAGGGTCTGGGCCTCATCGGCCAGAAACAAGGTGCTCACCGGGGATTGACCCCCACCCTGATCTCGGGCAACAAATCGCTGGCCACCATGCCCCGGGGCTGTTCTCCCGCCGCCCGGTCACCGGCAAGGGCGTGGACATACACTCCCGCCTGCGCCGCCGCAGACAGCGCCAGGCCTTGCGCCAGCAGGCCGCCGACAAGGCCGCTCAGCACATCGCCCATGCCGCCGCTGGCCATGCCGGGATTGCCCCGGTCGCACAGGGCCAGGGGGCCGTCTCCGGCGCAGATCACCGTGCCGTTGCCCTTGAGCACCGCCACCCCGCCGTATTCCGCCTGCAGGGCACGCACGGCAGCGAAACGGTCCGCCTGCACTGCCGCGGCTGTACTGCCCAACAAGCGGGCCGCCTCGCCGGGATGAGGGGTGAGCACCCAATCTGTCCGGCGCCGGGGCGCCGCAGCCAGGGCATTGAGGGCGTCGGCATCCACCACCAGGGGCTGGGGCGCCTGCCAGATACGGGACAACAAGGACCGGGCCCAGGCACCGCGTCCCAGCCCCGGACCCACCACCACCACGGTGGCACGCGCCAGCAAGGGCTCAAGTTCAGCCGCCACGCTGATGCCATGGCACATGAGCTCGGGCTGCAGCACCATCCCGGCATGGGCGTGTTCAGGATGGGTGGCGATGCTCACCAGTCCGGC
The sequence above is a segment of the Gammaproteobacteria bacterium genome. Coding sequences within it:
- a CDS encoding LysM peptidoglycan-binding domain-containing protein, producing the protein MEDRTMNKAAFRILLLCCCCLGPGVYAGQAQIQGVKLYAVEGGERVVFSLNKKVRYKLFVLSDPERVVIDFLDARLKASTRKLNYRDSTLARIRSAPRRRHDLRVVLDLKAKHVPKSQWLPDPGGRGYQLHIDLKPAAAAPARPRVVKAPLTPEAPAQPHPKNRPLSKPRPAKPALRDVIVAVDAGHGGSDPGAQGPRGTKEKDITLAMARKLAGLINKEPGMRAVMIRDGDYRVRLRTRIERARKHKADLLVSIHADAFRDPRAHGSSVYVLSRKGASSEAARWLAASENASDLIGVDMDGTDDEVLREVIFDLYQDATVQDSIYAGGKVLKHLRAVSRLHRPGVEHAPFAVLKAPDVPSILVETAFISNPEEEARLRSGAGQQRMARAIFQGIRDYFHDNPPRGTKLAAMNQERRHVIARGDTLSKIAGRYGVSVATLRAANGLRSDRLFVGNVLRIPLLDGG
- the tsaE gene encoding tRNA (adenosine(37)-N6)-threonylcarbamoyltransferase complex ATPase subunit type 1 TsaE, with amino-acid sequence MSTLFLADEAQTLAAGACLARVWGRRGGVFFLLGELGAGKTTLVRGVLRAYGHAGAVKSPTYSLLESYRIGGFRLHHLDLYRLNDPEELAYLGFRDLLDGDALLLIEWPQRGEEALPVANLQMELEQRANGRVLRLSPAGADVARVAAALASCLRAHRHDGGEGMPLDYLANVTKKTQSGKG